The following proteins are encoded in a genomic region of Acidobacteriota bacterium:
- a CDS encoding class I SAM-dependent methyltransferase, protein MKTQKELAFLRDLYIEDAWTNRFTEHVDKHIKLNGAENLLYLNAGTGSHAFAIAERHGDKTDVFAACENEDLLSIARDKAAAINSNVDFSTIRFEDDAFDAVLADATFVRPAELADFIDDAVRVAKNGADVAFFLPAAGSYGEVFSVIWEVLFNEEMTEDNAAVERLVAAIPTISRVEEIAERSGLVNIKTETAVEIFEYENGAEFVASPLVEDFLMPIWLESMNEEDLARITTKIPQLIDSEEGDLTFRFTVKATLVTGEKS, encoded by the coding sequence ATGAAAACTCAAAAAGAACTCGCGTTCCTTCGCGACCTCTACATCGAAGACGCTTGGACGAACCGCTTTACCGAACACGTCGATAAGCATATCAAGCTCAATGGGGCCGAAAACCTTCTCTATCTGAACGCCGGAACCGGCAGCCACGCCTTTGCGATCGCCGAAAGGCACGGCGACAAGACAGACGTGTTTGCAGCGTGTGAGAACGAAGATCTACTCTCGATCGCCCGTGACAAGGCTGCGGCTATTAATTCAAACGTAGATTTTTCGACGATCAGATTTGAAGACGATGCGTTTGACGCGGTGCTTGCCGACGCTACATTTGTCCGCCCCGCAGAGCTTGCCGATTTTATCGACGATGCAGTTCGGGTTGCCAAAAATGGCGCGGATGTGGCTTTCTTTTTGCCAGCCGCGGGCAGTTATGGCGAAGTATTTTCCGTGATCTGGGAGGTACTTTTTAACGAGGAAATGACGGAGGACAATGCCGCCGTTGAACGCCTAGTCGCCGCGATCCCGACAATTTCGCGCGTCGAGGAGATCGCCGAACGTTCCGGCCTTGTAAACATCAAGACCGAAACGGCCGTCGAGATATTTGAATACGAAAATGGAGCTGAGTTTGTGGCGTCGCCGCTGGTAGAAGATTTCCTGATGCCGATCTGGCTTGAATCAATGAATGAAGAAGACCTCGCCCGCATTACGACCAAAATTCCCCAGCTAATAGACTCCGAAGAAGGCGACCTGACCTTCCGGTTCACGGTGAAAGCAACACTGGTGACAGGCGAGAAAAGCTAG
- a CDS encoding twin-arginine translocase TatA/TatE family subunit, with amino-acid sequence MNFGTTEIILIVAVLFLLFGATRLPQLAKSLGATRKAFKEGMREAEEEEKAEAQKINANPPAPQINQLSDEALAEEMRRRGEVKQAS; translated from the coding sequence ATGAACTTCGGAACAACAGAAATTATACTAATCGTGGCGGTTTTGTTCTTACTGTTTGGCGCGACGCGTTTGCCGCAACTAGCAAAGTCGCTCGGTGCGACGCGTAAGGCATTCAAAGAAGGAATGCGAGAGGCTGAGGAAGAAGAAAAGGCAGAGGCCCAAAAGATCAACGCAAACCCGCCTGCTCCGCAGATCAACCAGCTGAGCGACGAAGCTCTCGCGGAAGAAATGCGTCGTCGGGGCGAAGTAAAACAGGCTAGCTAG